The DNA segment GCCTGGCTCAAGCAACGTCCTAAGGGCATTGCTGGACCTGTTCTACCATTGCACTACGGCTGTGACCCACAGAGGCTTTATCCTTTGCTGTGCCTTCTTCAGATGGGACAACCTGcctacagctgtgcagcagGTAAGGGAGCACTGCAGGATACTCAACTGGTATTTACTGCCCTCAGTGACTGCAATAAAACTGCATGTTGGACTGGCCCAtactgcagcaaagcagagccACGTGAGGCTCTGGGGCAACGCTTATCCTCAGGCGCCACGTACTGGATGATCCCTGCCTGATGTGACACATGCGGTGCCAAATACCTGGTCTTCCATAATGTATTTCAGCAGCGTCCAGTCCCATCCCACTGTGGCGGTGTTGGCTGGATGGAGCCTGCAAGGACAGCACTGTCCATTTGTGCTGAACTGCCCAACCATCTGCCTGGAggcacagcagcccccggcccttccccagcccttcccacccccaTTTGTTCAGGGAccttccctgccttctcctctccagcttcaccctctccctttctcctcccaTGACCACGTTCATTTTTTGTAAGCACCTGACTGGGGCTGTACTCCATGGAAAAGCCCAGGACTCTTGGGCCTGTGGCATCACCAAACATTGTGCCCCTCTATGGGAACCCTGAGGGCAGTGGGGAAACTGCTCCAATCGCCTCCAGACAGCggcccctgctgcagcccagggaagaCATTTCTGCCATGTCACAGCAGTGAAGAAGGCGCTCTACGCTtcaggaggaaggcaaacacgATCCTCTGTCACAGAGGGCTCCCCGGTGTCACAGGCTGTCCCTGACCCACTCTCAGACAGCCAGGGGTGTGCCTGTGCTGATAACAGGAGGCAGGAGGATCATCCTGGGTTATAGGGGAAATAGCTCCCTGTTCTGTGGGTGATGACCACGGAGAATATAACCTTTATGCTGAGCAGGCCCCCAGGAGCACCTAGCCAGTCCCAGGGCACCACGGCAAAGGGAACACGTACATTTGGATTTTCATCAGCAGCATGTAGGTGTCCTTCAGGATCTCCTCTTCTTGAGGGTCCAACAGGATCTGTCTGATCAGATGGGAGACGATTTCTTTGGGGGGACAGTGTTGGCGGGAGACGAAGTCACTCAGGAAATGCAAGGTGCCCTCCAGGAAGTTCTCCTCCATGGTGGTGTGCACCATGCTCAGCTTCCCGCTGGGGATGAGCTCAGGTTTCCACTGCGTACAAGGCAAGGCAATGGATAAAAGCCAGTTCCCCCCAACACAAAGGAACCCAGCTGTGATGTAGGCCCCACCGTGAAGGGAACTGCAATAACCAGAGATCCCAAATGCCTGGCAAAGCTCCCCTCAaaaggggaagcagagcaggagctgcccctgctccaTCCTCTACCACAggggctgctctgagcaggctCCGGCTGGgcttggcagcagctgctctaaACCCTGTTTACCTGCTGTGTTTCCCTGTCGGATGCTATGCCTTGGAGGAAGAGGTGCTGGACTCCACTCCTCCTGAAACACTGCAGTTTGTTCAGCCAGGCCTTGCTGTCAGCCTTGGTCCTGTCTGGCATCACTTGCTCGATTGCTTTGTGTGGTGATAAGTCACCTGCTCCCAGAAAAGGCCCCTGCGCCTTCCCTGGGGTTGTGGggatggctggggcagggctcaGTCTCGAGGGGAGCTCCCTTTGCTGGCACAGGTGGGGAGTCTCTTCCTCTGGGCCACcggctttccagctgctgctgctgtccaaGCTGGAGGGGGACAGAGACAGCAGGTCTGAGTCCAGCTGCATGCTAGCCAGGGAGCCCAAGTCACTGTTAAAAGTGGTAGTGCTGCagtccttctccaggctgcaagAGGAGCCGTGGTGGCTGGAGGTGATAGAGAGACAGCTCCATCtctctgtgctttctgctgtgtcCGTGATggcactgggctctgcaggagaactgtgccagggtgctgctgggctcgGCCCCGCTGTTGCCTCTGTTTCTTGCGTGGTGGTGGAGCACAGCTGTGGGTGGGACATGtgtgctgccagggcagcaggcacCTGCTTGTGGTCCTGGTCAGCCCCGCCAGTGGTGTGTGGAGGGCTGCAAGTGTCCTCTGTCAGGTCAATGATGGTAAGAGTGCTCCAGGGCACCTGTTCTCTGCTTACATCCTCACAGGTCAGATCAATGATCTCCTGTAGGGACAGAGGGGACAGCACTGTCAGCGATGGCAGCCTCAGTCCTCCACTGCCAGGGACCTCTGCCATACCGGCACCGTTGCCCCAGCTCAGGAAGAGAAACCAGAGGCAAAGACCCCACCGCCTGGCCGAAGGGGACAGGGCAGCCTGCGGGGCAGTGGCACCGAGCTCTGGTGTCAACCTCCCCCAGTAACatggcagagccccagcctgaCCCAGGctcttcttccctgctcctggcagaaagaaacccccctgctccccccagggCTCCTTATGGCAAACGCGTGCATCCTCCCCTCCAAACACCTCTCACATTATCCCAGAGTGAGCCTGGCTGCCTGCTCACCTCCCTCCCGGGATGGGGAaatgccagccctgctggggtgcCCGGGGAGGGCACGGGGAATGCAGCGAGTGCTcctgtcccccatccccaggggCTCCTGCTCAGCGCTGGCAGGAGCAGTGCAGGATCCAAACCTCAGCACCACCCCTGCAGCGTGACCTCACCCGCTACAGAGACAGAAGTGGTGGGCAACAGAGCTACCATCACATCTGTGGCACCAAGCCAGAGCTACAGCAGCCTTGAGACTCCGGGGATGGATTCCCACCCAGGACCTGCTGGGCCACAGCACCTGGAGCTCCAGGGACCGGCCGTCggaggggcagcaggagcaggtgggGGAGGCGGCTGTGCCCGCGCCGCTGGCAGGCGA comes from the Falco peregrinus isolate bFalPer1 chromosome 8, bFalPer1.pri, whole genome shotgun sequence genome and includes:
- the SIMC1 gene encoding SUMO-interacting motif-containing protein 1 isoform X2, which produces MADSVIVISDSDSESSRPPPLPVTGSDPSQARPGPGKRRASPASGAGTAASPTCSCCPSDGRSLELQEIIDLTCEDVSREQVPWSTLTIIDLTEDTCSPPHTTGGADQDHKQVPAALAAHMSHPQLCSTTTQETEATAGPSPAAPWHSSPAEPSAITDTAESTERWSCLSITSSHHGSSCSLEKDCSTTTFNSDLGSLASMQLDSDLLSLSPSSLDSSSSWKAGGPEEETPHLCQQRELPSRLSPAPAIPTTPGKAQGPFLGAGDLSPHKAIEQVMPDRTKADSKAWLNKLQCFRRSGVQHLFLQGIASDRETQQWKPELIPSGKLSMVHTTMEENFLEGTLHFLSDFVSRQHCPPKEIVSHLIRQILLDPQEEEILKDTYMLLMKIQMLHPANTATVGWDWTLLKYIMEDQEKPPGWLLFLQYVVQTLEDDFQENLRLRLLQKSIAKKVLSCDTCFNNINSCFCPREVVKWLVAAVTGAGFFQAQEQPQETTSSSAEAKTEHSSSAPWLASTDQAEVAPPTFFAQKVMLLLQRMLSIAVEVDKSPNCSSCKIADVIFPFILHIPLRSQREAFFNTMESQLLRCRLLELVFQHSCDVPTTLPLSLAKILYFLNHFSVLLKYEDDTATWQRWDEMLQYLSLLLQSYQNVVLAFPLAEHLRSSLNERMDLVIQKAKPKLQDGDDISHLDIQLKIEDSISRMQQVLGQPFPLQITEKLCMLRELFLIVTAT
- the SIMC1 gene encoding SUMO-interacting motif-containing protein 1 isoform X5, which encodes MADSVIVISDSDSESSRPPPLPVQTGSDPSQARPGPGKRRASPASGAGTAASPTCSCCPSDGRSLELQEIIDLTCEDVSREQVPWSTLTIIDLTEDTCSPPHTTGGADQDHKQVPAALAAHMSHPQLCSTTTQETEATAGPSPAAPWHSSPAEPSAITDTAESTERWSCLSITSSHHGSSCSLEKDCSTTTFNSDLGSLASMQLDSDLLSLSPSSLDSSSSWKAGGPEEETPHLCQQRELPSRLSPAPAIPTTPGKAQGPFLGAGDLSPHKAIEQVMPDRTKADSKAWLNKLQCFRRSGVQHLFLQGIASDRETQQWKPELIPSGKLSMVHTTMEENFLEGTLHFLSDFVSRQHCPPKEIVSHLIRQILLDPQEEEILKDTYMLLMKIQMLHPANTATVGWDWTLLKYIMEDQEKPPGWLLFLQYVVQTLEDDFQENLRLRLLQKSIAKKVLSCDTCFNNIKEVVKWLVAAVTGAGFFQAQEQPQETTSSSAEAKTEHSSSAPWLASTDQAEVAPPTFFAQKVMLLLQRMLSIAVEVDKSPNCSSCKIADVIFPFILHIPLRSQREAFFNTMESQLLRCRLLELVFQHSCDVPTTLPLSLAKILYFLNHFSVLLKYEDDTATWQRWDEMLQYLSLLLQSYQNVVLEHLRSSLNERMDLVIQKAKPKLQDGDDISHLDIQLKIEDSISRMQQVLGQPFPLQITEKLCMLRELFLIVTAT
- the SIMC1 gene encoding SUMO-interacting motif-containing protein 1 isoform X4 translates to MADSVIVISDSDSESSRPPPLPVQTGSDPSQARPGPGKRRASPASGAGTAASPTCSCCPSDGRSLELQEIIDLTCEDVSREQVPWSTLTIIDLTEDTCSPPHTTGGADQDHKQVPAALAAHMSHPQLCSTTTQETEATAGPSPAAPWHSSPAEPSAITDTAESTERWSCLSITSSHHGSSCSLEKDCSTTTFNSDLGSLASMQLDSDLLSLSPSSLDSSSSWKAGGPEEETPHLCQQRELPSRLSPAPAIPTTPGKAQGPFLGAGDLSPHKAIEQVMPDRTKADSKAWLNKLQCFRRSGVQHLFLQGIASDRETQQWKPELIPSGKLSMVHTTMEENFLEGTLHFLSDFVSRQHCPPKEIVSHLIRQILLDPQEEEILKDTYMLLMKIQMLHPANTATVGWDWTLLKYIMEDQEKPPGWLLFLQYVVQTLEDDFQENLRLRLLQKSIAKKVLSCDTCFNNIKEVVKWLVAAVTGAGFFQAQEQPQETTSSSAEAKTEHSSSAPWLASTDQAEVAPPTFFAQKVMLLLQRMLSIAVEVDKSPNCSSCKIADVIFPFILHIPLRSQREAFFNTMESQLLRCRLLELVFQHSCDVPTTLPLSLAKILYFLNHFSVLLKYEDDTATWQRWDEMLQYLSLLLQSYQNVVLAFPLAEHLRSSLNERMDLVIQKAKPKLQDGDDISHLDIQLKIEDSISRMQQVLGQPFPLQITEKLCMLRELFLIVTAT
- the SIMC1 gene encoding SUMO-interacting motif-containing protein 1 isoform X3 — translated: MADSVIVISDSDSESSRPPPLPVQTGSDPSQARPGPGKRRASPASGAGTAASPTCSCCPSDGRSLELQEIIDLTCEDVSREQVPWSTLTIIDLTEDTCSPPHTTGGADQDHKQVPAALAAHMSHPQLCSTTTQETEATAGPSPAAPWHSSPAEPSAITDTAESTERWSCLSITSSHHGSSCSLEKDCSTTTFNSDLGSLASMQLDSDLLSLSPSSLDSSSSWKAGGPEEETPHLCQQRELPSRLSPAPAIPTTPGKAQGPFLGAGDLSPHKAIEQVMPDRTKADSKAWLNKLQCFRRSGVQHLFLQGIASDRETQQWKPELIPSGKLSMVHTTMEENFLEGTLHFLSDFVSRQHCPPKEIVSHLIRQILLDPQEEEILKDTYMLLMKIQMLHPANTATVGWDWTLLKYIMEDQEKPPGWLLFLQYVVQTLEDDFQENLRLRLLQKSIAKKVLSCDTCFNNINSCFCPREVVKWLVAAVTGAGFFQAQEQPQETTSSSAEAKTEHSSSAPWLASTDQAEVAPPTFFAQKVMLLLQRMLSIAVEVDKSPNCSSCKIADVIFPFILHIPLRSQREAFFNTMESQLLRCRLLELVFQHSCDVPTTLPLSLAKILYFLNHFSVLLKYEDDTATWQRWDEMLQYLSLLLQSYQNVVLEHLRSSLNERMDLVIQKAKPKLQDGDDISHLDIQLKIEDSISRMQQVLGQPFPLQITEKLCMLRELFLIVTAT
- the SIMC1 gene encoding SUMO-interacting motif-containing protein 1 isoform X1, translated to MADSVIVISDSDSESSRPPPLPVQTGSDPSQARPGPGKRRASPASGAGTAASPTCSCCPSDGRSLELQEIIDLTCEDVSREQVPWSTLTIIDLTEDTCSPPHTTGGADQDHKQVPAALAAHMSHPQLCSTTTQETEATAGPSPAAPWHSSPAEPSAITDTAESTERWSCLSITSSHHGSSCSLEKDCSTTTFNSDLGSLASMQLDSDLLSLSPSSLDSSSSWKAGGPEEETPHLCQQRELPSRLSPAPAIPTTPGKAQGPFLGAGDLSPHKAIEQVMPDRTKADSKAWLNKLQCFRRSGVQHLFLQGIASDRETQQWKPELIPSGKLSMVHTTMEENFLEGTLHFLSDFVSRQHCPPKEIVSHLIRQILLDPQEEEILKDTYMLLMKIQMLHPANTATVGWDWTLLKYIMEDQEKPPGWLLFLQYVVQTLEDDFQENLRLRLLQKSIAKKVLSCDTCFNNINSCFCPREVVKWLVAAVTGAGFFQAQEQPQETTSSSAEAKTEHSSSAPWLASTDQAEVAPPTFFAQKVMLLLQRMLSIAVEVDKSPNCSSCKIADVIFPFILHIPLRSQREAFFNTMESQLLRCRLLELVFQHSCDVPTTLPLSLAKILYFLNHFSVLLKYEDDTATWQRWDEMLQYLSLLLQSYQNVVLAFPLAEHLRSSLNERMDLVIQKAKPKLQDGDDISHLDIQLKIEDSISRMQQVLGQPFPLQITEKLCMLRELFLIVTAT
- the SIMC1 gene encoding SUMO-interacting motif-containing protein 1 isoform X6, coding for MADSVIVISDSDSESSRPPPLPVEIIDLTCEDVSREQVPWSTLTIIDLTEDTCSPPHTTGGADQDHKQVPAALAAHMSHPQLCSTTTQETEATAGPSPAAPWHSSPAEPSAITDTAESTERWSCLSITSSHHGSSCSLEKDCSTTTFNSDLGSLASMQLDSDLLSLSPSSLDSSSSWKAGGPEEETPHLCQQRELPSRLSPAPAIPTTPGKAQGPFLGAGDLSPHKAIEQVMPDRTKADSKAWLNKLQCFRRSGVQHLFLQGIASDRETQQWKPELIPSGKLSMVHTTMEENFLEGTLHFLSDFVSRQHCPPKEIVSHLIRQILLDPQEEEILKDTYMLLMKIQMLHPANTATVGWDWTLLKYIMEDQEKPPGWLLFLQYVVQTLEDDFQENLRLRLLQKSIAKKVLSCDTCFNNINSCFCPREVVKWLVAAVTGAGFFQAQEQPQETTSSSAEAKTEHSSSAPWLASTDQAEVAPPTFFAQKVMLLLQRMLSIAVEVDKSPNCSSCKIADVIFPFILHIPLRSQREAFFNTMESQLLRCRLLELVFQHSCDVPTTLPLSLAKILYFLNHFSVLLKYEDDTATWQRWDEMLQYLSLLLQSYQNVVLAFPLAEHLRSSLNERMDLVIQKAKPKLQDGDDISHLDIQLKIEDSISRMQQVLGQPFPLQITEKLCMLRELFLIVTAT
- the SIMC1 gene encoding SUMO-interacting motif-containing protein 1 isoform X7, which codes for MADSVIVISDSDSESSRPPPLPVQTGSDPSQARPGPGKRRASPASGAGTAASPTCSCCPSDGRSLELQEIIDLTCEDVSREQVPWSTLTIIDLTEDTCSPPHTTGGADQDHKQVPAALAAHMSHPQLCSTTTQETEATAGPSPAAPWHSSPAEPSAITDTAESTERWSCLSITSSHHGSSCSLEKDCSTTTFNSDLGSLASMQLDSDLLSLSPSSLDSSSSWKAGGPEEETPHLCQQRELPSRLSPAPAIPTTPGKAQGPFLGAGDLSPHKAIEQVMPDRTKADSKAWLNKLQCFRRSGVQHLFLQGIASDRETQQWKPELIPSGKLSMVHTTMEENFLEGTLHFLSDFVSRQHCPPKEIVSHLIRQILLDPQEEEILKDTYMLLMKIQMEVVKWLVAAVTGAGFFQAQEQPQETTSSSAEAKTEHSSSAPWLASTDQAEVAPPTFFAQKVMLLLQRMLSIAVEVDKSPNCSSCKIADVIFPFILHIPLRSQREAFFNTMESQLLRCRLLELVFQHSCDVPTTLPLSLAKILYFLNHFSVLLKYEDDTATWQRWDEMLQYLSLLLQSYQNVVLAFPLAEHLRSSLNERMDLVIQKAKPKLQDGDDISHLDIQLKIEDSISRMQQVLGQPFPLQITEKLCMLRELFLIVTAT